A region of Arabidopsis thaliana chromosome 5, partial sequence DNA encodes the following proteins:
- a CDS encoding hypothetical protein (DUF740) (Protein of unknown function (DUF740); FUNCTIONS IN: molecular_function unknown; INVOLVED IN: biological_process unknown; LOCATED IN: chloroplast; EXPRESSED IN: 22 plant structures; EXPRESSED DURING: 13 growth stages; CONTAINS InterPro DOMAIN/s: Protein of unknown function DUF740 (InterPro:IPR008004); BEST Arabidopsis thaliana protein match is: Protein of unknown function (DUF740) (TAIR:AT3G46990.1); Has 1807 Blast hits to 1807 proteins in 277 species: Archae - 0; Bacteria - 0; Metazoa - 736; Fungi - 347; Plants - 385; Viruses - 0; Other Eukaryotes - 339 (source: NCBI BLink).) — protein MTHQTHQRRRRRHSAVCHRHPSSKPTTGFCATCLRERLSTIEALSSSVSASTELRRVRSYSVRDASASVLDQPRRRSCDVRSNHDDDDDDELLKSSIRFPIVPDLIEDEEEEDDEGKKLVEEEIEDGEQKTMKELIDLESRNQQLKNNGKDSVFSRTLRKFSLKHHRKIPDSGNSLGRRSCDVDPRLSLDAGRVSFDEPRASWDGCLIGKTYPKLIPLSSVTEDVKASPEKITGEKVEEDEKNNPGGTAQTRDYYLDSRRRRSFDRSSRHGLLEVDELKAISNAKVSPETVGLFHGAKLLVTERELRDSNWYSIKNYKPESLELGSKGVGCVAAGEVKKQDGFGLKKSGKNWSKGWNFWGLIQRKTDVAKNEMKTEQSLKLGGNTMEGSLAESLLKLRRVAKGETNGDVSEKLIRSYSVSARKSCDGMLRGASIVNGFEGGRSSCDGLFHGSITGVETGRRSLCEDGMFHGVEGKRNHLLQSDDKLGTYSPDNLRNGMVRFYLTPLNSHMTSKSGKSRLMN, from the coding sequence ATGACCCACCAAACCCATCAGCGTCGTCGCCGTCGTCACTCCGCCGTCTGTCACCGTCATCCTTCTTCCAAACCCACCACTGGTTTCTGTGCCACCTGTCTCCGTGAACGTCTCTCTACCATCGAAGCTCTATCTTCCTCTGTCTCAGCTTCCACTGAGCTCCGCCGTGTTCGCTCCTACTCTGTTCGTGACGCATCCGCTTCTGTTTTGGACCAGCCACGACGCAGATCGTGTGATGTTAGGTCTAATCacgacgacgatgatgatgatgagctGCTAAAGAGCTCGATTCGATTCCCCATTGTACCGGATTTGatagaggatgaagaagaagaagatgatgagggTAAGAAGctcgttgaagaagaaatcgaagatGGAGAGCAGAAGACGATGAAGGAGTTAATAGATCTGGAATCGAGAAATCAACAACTGAAGAACAACGGCAAAGATTCGGTTTTTAGCAGAACACTCAGGAAGTTTTCACTCAAACATCATCGAAAAATTCCAGATTCCGGGAACAGTCTTGGTCGTCGTTCATGTGATGTAGATCCTAGGTTGTCTCTTGACGCAGGTCGAGTCTCTTTCGACGAGCCTAGAGCTTCATGGGATGGATGTTTGATTGGAAAGACATATCCAAAGCTGATACCTTTGTCCTCTGTGACTGAAGACGTTAAAGCCTCGCCGGAGAAGATAACCGGTGAGAAGGtagaggaagatgagaagaacAATCCAGGTGGGACAGCTCAAACGAGGGATTACTACTTGGATTcacgaaggagaagaagctttgatCGATCATCGAGACATGGTTTGCTTGAAGTTGATGAATTGAAAGCTATTTCTAATGCTAAGGTATCACCTGAAACTGTTGGTTTGTTTCATGGAGCGAAGTTGCTTGTTACTGAGAGGGAACTTAGGGATTCGAATTGGTATTCTATTAAGAATTACAAACCGGAGAGCTTGGAGTTAGGTTCTAAAGGTGTTGGTTGTGTTGCTGCTGGTGAGGTGAAGAAGCAGGATGGTTTTGGGTTGAAGAAGAGCGGAAAGAACTGGTCTAAAGGATGGAACTTTTGGGGATTGATTCAGAGGAAAACTGATGTGGCGAAGAACGAAATGAAAACCGAGCAAAGTTTGAAACTTGGAGGAAATACTATGGAGGGTTCTCTTGCTGAGTCTTTGTTGAAGCTTAGGAGAGTGGCTAAAGGAGAAACCAATGGTGATGTCAGTGAGAAACTCATAAGAAGTTACAGCGTTAGTGCGAGAAAGTCTTGTGATGGTATGTTACGTGGTGCTTCTATTGTTAATGGCTTTGAAGGTGGAAGAAGCTCTTGTGATGGTCTATTTCATGGCTCTATAACTGGTGTTGAGactggaagaagaagcttgtgtGAAGACGGAATGTTTC